TCCATTTGCAATTGCATTAAAAGCTGCAAGATACTGTACTTGAGTAACTGCAACCCCTTGTCCATAAGACATAGTAGCAAGTTCAACAGGTCCAATATTTTTTAATGGTGTAACCAAACCAACACCTTCACCTGGCAAATCGACCCCTGTCTTTTGACCGAAGCCAATATTTCTTATAAATTCATAAAGCTTATCCTTGCCTATTTTTTGGCCTAACTGAACGAAACCAATATTATCTGAATGTTGGATAATTCCAGCCAAATCTAAAATACCATTTGCTTCATATCTATCGTTCTTAATTGTGGCGTTAGCTACTTTCATAGTTCCAGTACTATTAAATCTATCCTTTTCAGTTACTGAATCAGTTTGAAGTCCTGCTGCTGCAGTTATTACCTTAAAAATAGATCCCGGCTCAAACAAAGCTCCTACAGCAGGGTTATTCCAGGACTGTTGTATTTCTTCACTAGTCTTGCCAGCTTTTTCAGGCTTATTTGGATCATAAGAAGGTGCATTTGCCATGGCTAAAATCTCACCGTTATTTGGATCCATAATTGTAATACTTACTGATTTTGCGCTGTTTTCCTTTAGAGTTTCTTTTGCCACTCTTTCTACTACCAATTGAATTCTTGAATCAATAGTTAAAGTTAGGTCTTTTCCTTCTACAGGCTGAGCTAAAAGAATTTCAGTATTCGGCAATTCATTATTTGTTCTATCGGCTTCAAGAATTCTACGCCCCGGAACTCCTCTTAAAATCTCATTATAGCTTTGCTCAACTCCATTAATTCCATTTCCTTCTAAGTTAGTATGTCCAATAACATGGGACAAAAAGCTGCCTTCTGGATAATACCTTACTTCGTCCAGCGAAATCAGCATACCCTTATACTTTAAACTGTTAACAGCATCCGCAGACTTCTTTTCAGCCTGTCTTTTTAGGGATACGAATTGAAGAGGCTTCCCTTTGCTGTCTTTACTAGCTAATATTTTTTCAACCTTGCTCTTGTCCATTTCAAGAGCACTCGCAAGCTCTGAAGCTGCCTTATCATCTGTAATTTTCTTATCTTCCAAATAGGCCTTAAGTACCATCAAGTCTGCATCGATTCTATAAGATTGCATACTTATAGCTAGCGTAGAACCATTCCTATCAAATATAGCGCCTCTCTTTGGAGCTATTTCTATAGTTCTTGTCCACTGTCCTTCCGCATATTCCTTATATTGAGCACCCTTAACCCCTGTAATGTAAAGCAACCTGCCCATAAGAACTATAAAGAGCAGTGAGAACACTAAACCTGTAATAAAAAACCTTTTGTTTTTAACCTTCTTTTTCTTCATGTTCGATACCAGCCTAATCCTAAGTTTTATTCAATTATATCATAAATTTAATAGAATACTTAAGAATTATGCTGACAAAATTTAATACTCTGCTGTATCCTCATTCATAGATAAAGTAATATTTAAATTTCCATTCCTGCATCTCAAATCGTCTAAAAACTCCTTTTGACTTTTACCATTATCCATTGTTACTGTAAATACAAGCTGAAACAAACTTCCTAAATCTGTTGTTTTAACTTTTATAAGTTCATGGTGAGTTGTATACTTTGCAAATATATCATCAAAAGCACCTTCATAATCTAAATCCTCTGGGATTGTAATCTTTAAGAGTTTATGAGAAACTTTTCTCTCCCCAAAATTTATAACATTAAGAACATACATTAGCACACTAAGGAAAACTGTAAACAGTCCCGCATAGCCATAGGCCCCTACACCGCAGGCTAACCCTGCCGCCATAGTAAATAGTACAAAAGCTATATCCTTTGGGTCTCCAGGCGCACTTCTAAATTTGATTATTGAGAAAGCACCTGCTAAACTGAAAGCTCTGGCAACATTGCTTCCTATTAAAAGAACTATAATAGCTATTACTGTTGGAATAATCACAAGGGTTAAAGCAAAGTTTTGAGAATACCCTGCTCTGTTTGAAGTTTTCATATAAGTTATGCTAATAATTGCTCCTAGTATAAAAGATATAAGAATAGTCAAAATTGAATCCATTAAAGGTATTGCTGTACCAGCTGCGGCTGTACTTGATACTGAGTTGAATATTGAGTCAAACATTTTTTCATTTCCTCCTTAGAACTTTTACTTTTTGTAAGCATCTTTTCATATTCCTTGCCATATTTTGAAAAACTGGTTTTATAAACTTTGTACTCAGATAAAAGCCTTGAAAGCCAAATAGGAATATTATTCTCTGCTTTAACTTCCATAAGCCATTCTCCTTTTTCTAAGAGAAATTCCCCATAGTCTCCAGCTTCAAGCTTTAAATCATATCTTCTCGTTCTAATATTTGTGTCAAAGGTTATTCTTAAACCCCTGTCTTCCTTGCTTAACATAGCTTTTCTGTCATAGGCCAAGTAAAGCTTTGGCTCAACCTCATAAAGCTTCAAAATGTATCCTATCTCATTTAAAACTTGCTTGTTCATGTAATGTTTTAATTCTGGCTTTTCTCCTGTATCCACAAATTCATAAGCTTCGTTAAGCCTAATGCCTGTTCTTCTCTTATTAACCAATCCATTAAATTTTTTCTTGATCTCTAAAAATACTTTGTCATTTTCTTTAGGAACTCCATAGGCTCTAAGTCGAAGCTTTTCTTTATATTTAGGCTTAGACAAAGAATTTCGTATTAAATAATTATCTTTAGTATCATAATAGATATTACTTATTGTATAAAAATCATGAGCCTTATTATAGACATCCATCTCCATATATTCTAGAAGCCTTTCATTCATTACTTTGTATATATCATTATCAACTATAAACTTGCACTCATTTCTGCTAAAGACCTCAATAGCCATCTAAATTTCTCCCTTCCTAACTTTTTCCGTCGCTGCCCTATGAACTTATTTTATTAAAACAACCTTAAACGAACCTTAAATATATTTAAAAGCTTAAAACTTTCATAGCTTTTCATTTAAGCTTCATTAAAGGTTCGTTGTGATATAATTTAGATAAATATAGCTTTAAAAGGAGACAAACAAAATGAGAATATTAATAGTAGAAGATGAACTTCCGCTAGCTGAGGCTTTAACTCAGATTCTTAGAAAAAACAATTATACTGTTGATGCAGTTAACGACGGCGAAAGTGGCTTAGACAATGCTGTAACGGGTATTTACGACTTGATAATTTTAGATATTATGCTTCCTAAAATGGATGGACTAAGCATTCTTAAGGCTATTAGAAAAGAGGGACTTTCCACTCCTGTAATACTATTAACTGCAAGAGGAGAAATTTCTGACAAGGTTCATGGTCTTGACAGCGGGGCAGATGACTACTTAGCAAAACCTTTTGCAAGTGAAGAGCTTTTAGCAAGAATACGAGCTATGTCAAGGCGTAAAGGCGAGGTTCTTCAAGATAACAACTTAAGATTTGGCGACTTGCAATTAAACCCTTCCACCCTCAAGCTAACAAAGGACAGCAAGGAAATTAAGCTTATCCTTAAGGAGGCTGAGCTCTTAGAACTTCTTATTACTAGAAAAGGCCTTGCTACTTCTAAGGAACTAATAATTGAAAAGCTGTGGGGCTATGATTCTGATGCAGAACATAATCATGTTGAAGTTTATATATCTTTTTTAAGAAAAAAACTTGTTTACTTAAATTCCGGCGTTACTATAAATACTGTAAGAGGTGTTGGCTACATTTTGGAGGACGGAAATGTTTAAGCAGCTTAGAAATAGATTTTTAATACTGAATTTAGTTATTATATCAATTATGATGTTTATTTCTTTCACAACGATATATCTAGTAACTTATAATAATGTCCGCAAGGATATCAACATGGAAATGATGAAGTTATCCGACTTTAATAAAAAACCAAACAATGGGCCAAGAGATGCTAAGATTGGTGATGTTAGACCAGATGACCGTATGGATCGTTCCTTGTCTTTCAGTCTAACAGTGGATAACAATAGCAATCTTGTAGATTATTTTTCCGTGTTTAATATGGATGAGGATTTTTACGAGACCGCAAAAGAAAAGGCTCTATCTGAAAAGACTAGCGAAGGAAGGTTTAAGCTTGAAGATACCTACTGGGAATTTGTGATTAGACCTATTCCTGACGGGACTGGCTTTAGATTAGTATTTTTAGATATAACCTCGAGACATTCTTATTTAACTAATTTGATTTATACATTCTTAGTGGTAGCACTTGTTATGCTTGTTGCAATTTTCTTCATAAGTAGATTCTTTGCAAACAAATCAATTAAACCGATTAAGGAAAGCTTTGACAAGCAAAAGCAATTTATTGCTGATGCCTCACACGAATTGAAAACACCCCTTGCTGTTATAAATACAAATACAGATGTTCTTTTATCAAATAGTGAGGATGCTATAAAAAATCAATCTAAATGGATTTATTATATAAAATCTGAAGTTGAAAGAATGACAAAGCTAACTAACGACTTATTATACCTTGCACAAGTTGATCATTCAGATATTAAGCTAATATCCACAGATTTTAATTTAAGCGAAACTATTGAGAATGTTATTTTAACAATGGAGGCAGTTATTTTTGAAAATGATATGTTTCTAGACTACAATATCGAACCTAATGTTTTAATTCATGGAAACAATGAACAAATTAAGCAAGTAGTAATGATACTTTTAGATAACGCTTTAAAATATACCAATCCCAAAGGCAGAATTTCTCTTTCCTTAAAAAAGTTTAGCAACAAATCCGTGATGACAGTTTCTAATACTGGCAAAGGAATACCAGAGGAATATATTAGCAGGATATTTGATCGTTTTTACCGCATCGATAAATCTCGCTCAAAAAATAGTGGGGGCTACGGACTAGGCCTTTCTATAGCAAAGGCAATAGCTGAGCAGCATGGTGGGAAGATTTCTGTTAAAAGCATTCCAGATGAAGAAACAAGTTTTATAATTGAACTTCCTCGTATTAATAATCAATAAAAGAATAAAATAGCCATTGCTTAATCCTTAAGCAATGGCTATTTTATTCTTTTATTGAAAACTAGATATCGCGATATCTTCTTATCTTGATATCACGATATCTAGTTATATTTTTATATTGTTAAGTTTTTATTATTGCTGCTGTGCAGGAGGTTGTTGAGGTTGCTGGCCAGATGGAGGAGCGGATGGACGTTCTCCCTTTTGGCCTCCCTCTCCTCTAAATCCGCCTTTACCACCAGGTCCTCCCTGCATGCCGCTTTTAGCAGTTGTTACTCCTGATTCATTAAGCCAAGTCGTTGAGTTTGAGATAGCAAAGCTTACAACCTTTGTACCACCTTCGTATTTTCCATCAATATATAGTCCGTCTTTAGAAGTGCCTGTTGACTTTCCTCCTGAATAAAGTGTGTAATTCTCGCCTTTTTTAAGCTGTGGTGAACTTATAACTACAGTTTGATACTCCTTACCCGGTGCAAAGGTGACGATAGCATTTCCTTTTCCGTCTTGAAGGTTAACAATAGTTCCTGCAGCTTGAGCCTTAGGATAAGTCATTATTATAGAATTTTGAGCTGATGTATCTGAAGGTGCTTGAGCCATTCCTGAGCTTCCTGCTGAAACTAAGTAGCCTCCAGTCATCTCAAAGGTTCCATCATAGTCTAAAGCGCCATTATAATTTGCTGTTGGCCCGCTTACAATTACTGTACCCTTAGTCATATATATTGAGCCATTAGCATCCAAGCTATCACCAACAGAATTTATTACTATATATCCACCATTTATATTTAGCTTATTGCTGCTTGAGGAGTTAAAATTATTTTGTCCTGGGCGCCCATTTACAGAAGACCCGTCAGCACCCCCACCAGCATTTAAACCATCATCACTTGCAGTAACATAAATCTCTCCATCTGAAATTGTTATTATTGAACTCTCTATTCCTTCATAGCTTTTTGTAATATTTATTTTTCCACCCTTTGCAAAGATAGTAGAATCTCCATGAATGCCATCATCTCCAGAAGTAATATTGAAGCTTCCACCTTCTATAGTAACATTGTTGTTACTATGTATAGAATCATCAGCAGAATCGATATTAAAGGTACCGCCGGCAACTCCTACATCTGCTCCAGCTTTTATTGCCTTTGCGCTTTCAGATTCAGTCTGAGCGGAGGTTGCTGTATTTGTGCTATTAGTATTCTTCCCAGAATCCATTGGTCCTCTCATTCCTTCTTCAGCTTTTTTAGTGCCATTTACACTTCCGCCGCCAGATATAATATTAAAAGAACCATTTGTTATAAGTACCGCCGTTTCAGCTTGTATTCCATCATTTTTAGATTTTAGATTAAAGGTTCCATTTTCAATAGCTACTATTCCCTTATCTGCAGCCTCATCATTAGAAGATTTAACTGCATCGCCTCCAGCCTCAATATTTATTGAGCCTTCCTTTACAGCTAATATATCACGTCCTACTATACCGTCATCAACCGCTATAACATAAATATTTCCTTCTACAATTTTCAAATCATCCTTGCTTGCAATTCCATCTTTATAATTTGCCTTTACAGTTAACTTGCCTGTTCCATTTATAACTAGGTTATCCTTACTAAAAATCGCTGCACTTGGTTCATCTGAAGAGGCATCTTCCAACGTGTATTTTTCACCATCTGTTATACTATTTTCTGTGCCAGCCTCAATCGATAGTATTGTTTTGCCTGCATTCTTTACATAGATAGGTGCATTATCAGAGCTCTTTATCTCTGTGCCGTTTAAAACAATTTTAACTGTCCCCTTATCCTTAACATCTACAATAATTTGTCCATTATCTAATTTTCCACTAACAACATAAACTCCTGCTGCAGTTATTGTAATTTTACTAGCCTTAACCTCGGCACCAGACCCCTTTAAGTTTGCAGTAGTCCCACTCAACTCAATATAATTTGGATTTTCATTTTTCCAGTCACTATAGGATTCTTCTTTCTCATAAGTAACAAGCTGACTTATAATAGAACCTACATTTTTATCTCCTATTATGCTGGCTTTGGCTTGTGCTGTTGTCTCAGTTTGAGTACTTGTTTCTGTTTGTGTTCCGCCTTTAGAACTGCAGCCATATAAAAACGTAGTTGTTACTAACGCTGCTACTACCTTTAAATACACAGATTTTTTATTCATAATATTTATCTCCTTTTTCTACTTCATTTATTGTTGTTTAACAGTTTCATATTGATTATGTATTAATTTTATATATTGAACCTTAAACAAACCTTAAATAAAAAAATATCTGATTCTATGACTTCAATTATCATAAAATCAGACACCATCTTAGTTGTAACAAACAACAGGAGTACCTGGAGTAATATTATCAAATATAGCTTTTGCTAAATTATATGGTGAATTCACACAGCCATGAGACCCGTTCGTCTTATAGATACTTCCACCAAAAGCATTTCTCCAGCTTGCATCATGAATTCCTATACCTCCGTTAAAGGGCATCCAAAAGTTTACTGGAACTGAGTAATCAGGACCATCCAGTGTAGCATTTCGTTCTTTGTATTTTAGTTTATAAATACCTGGAGGTGTCGTATTTTTAGAACTTACATTACCTGTAACCACATCTCCCTGAGCTATTAGGGCACCGTTTTTATAAAACCACATATGCTGCTTTGTAAGATCTATTTCAACATAAGTACTTCCAATATCATTTTTTCCTAAAGCAAAGGCTGTTGCAATATACGCTGGTTCTTTTTCCAAGGTTTTTCCTTCTTTTATTGCAGCAACTAATGTCTCTGTTTCCTTCGATTTATTGACCTTCCAGCCATAATCTCCGCCTTTAACATTTATTACCTTCCCAGAAGATGCGGTAAAGTTCCTTGTGCTTCCTATTGTATCATAAGATTTAGAAAGAGCATCAACAAACTCCTTCACCTTTCCCTCGTCAAGTTTTACTGCGTAACTTTCATCCATAGTTATCCACTCATTTATTTTTGAGCCATCTAATATTTCTTTTTGATCTCCAATAGTGTATGTTACCTTAGAAGATATATATTTATTAAGCATGTCTCTTGCATCAATAACCTTTTGTGACTTTGAAGTATATTCAGGTTTAACATAGCAATCAATAGCTTCAAAATCTAATATGGTTCCTTCTTTAAGTATTGTCTCAGATATATGCTTATATAAAATATCCTTATCCACTTTAGTTCCTGGTACTTCATCAACAATTACATAATTATTATTCTCATATTTCACTTCAGCATTTTTAGGTTCAATTATAGTATTTGTTTCAAAACAGGAAAGCTTATCTATTCTCTCCTTTAGCATATTATCATCATGTTTTAAATCTATAGCCATTTTATGTGCTTCTTTATTAAATAAGGCCCATATCCACTTATAAGGATTTTGCTGCTCTTTAAAGCTTTTAAAATCGCCTTCCAAATTATATTTCAAACCAATTTCTTCAGCTTTAATTTGCTCAGTCTTACCTCCTCGCTCTTTTAAATTTAGATTATATTTTACAAGCTCGGTGGCCATTTTCTCGTTTACCTGTTCCACAGTTTTACCTGATATATTAATTCCATTAATTTCAGAACCGAAATAAAAATGCTTCATAAAATATGCTACCATTCCCAAATATATAATAAACAGCACGCAAAGAAAAACTATAACACCTATAGCAATTTTTTTATGCTTTTTAATAAATTCTTTCGCTCTGTTTATTAGCTTTTTTTTAAGTCGTCTTTCTACTCTTGTTTCCGTAACACCCAACCCCTTTAAATGAAATTAAACTAAAAAAATAAGGCTTGTCTTTTTTCTAAGGCACATTTTATTCTATGCTGCCACTCTATATATTAAAACCAATATTACCATTTTAAGAAAATCAAAAACATTCAGTTATATTTTACCATATCTCTCAACTATCAACATATCTTTTATATTCTCTTTTTCGTCAATAAACACCAACTGTTTACTATAGCACATTTGGCACACTGTGAATAGTATATAAAAAAACTATATTTCTAGGAGGTATTTTTATGTTTCTCGGCTTAAAGTCTCTAATTGCAATTGCTAAGATTCACAACGGAAAAGAGCCAGAAGATAAAGATTTTCTGGACAAGTCTATAGCAACCTTCGGCTACGCTTATGATATAAAACAGGATATGTTTTACTCTACTCAGGATGCATGGCAGAGGAAGATGGGCTACTGTCGCTTATATGATGAATCAGCTGCAGTCACTGGAATGATTGTAGATTGTGAACCCTTCTATTTTGAATATGGAGGAAAAAAGTGGCTTATCGAAATTTGGAAAGGCCAATATGACATGGTAACTGGTTGTGAAATAGGAATTTACACCTCTGACTTCAAAAACTTAAACATTCCTATAATTTATAAAAATCTCTTTTACCACTGTGCAAGTGATGAAGATATGCTTCATATGAATGCTGTATTAATAAAGAATGGAAAGGTCCTCTTTGAAAGGGATGATACCCACTGGTGGCTAACAGGATTTAAGCTGGCCGAGTTTTCAAAGCCCTCAGAACTGATTATGAAAGTAACAATTACTTTAAAAGATGAAGAAATGTGCAAAGCATTTGTACAAGCACTAAGGAAAACAGGTTATCTAAATAAACAAATTGATATAAAAGAAAATACTGTAAGCTTCACCTTTAATAAGCCTCATACCGCTCAGCCTTATACCCGCACTTGGTTAACAGATTGGATAATACAAGAAAAGAATAAGTATTTATGCGACAAGTATAACGGTATAGCTAGACCAGTTGATTGGTTAACAGATAAATTAGCGATAGTTATTGTACAATGTCCTGAAGTTTACAAAAGCTTTAAAAATTTAATTAAACAAAAAAAGAATGATTAATCAAACATCTAAGCTTTGATACCTTCTCGAGGTGAGATAATGAGCACATTTAAACGCATAACTAAAATATTTAAAAGCTCTGTAGAAATTCCTTTTGATGACTCCTCAAAAATCGTTTTAATGAGCGATTGTCATAGGGGAACAGGTGGATTGTCAGACGCATTTTCAAAAAATCAAAATCTTTATTTTGTAGCACTGAAAAATTATTATAACAAAAACTTCACTTATATTGAAATTGGTGATGGGGATGAACTATGGAAAAGCACCAATTTTTCTGAGATTAAGAGAGAATATAGCCATATCTTTTGGTATCTGTCTAACTTTTATAAAGAAGGAAGACTCCACTTTATCTTTGGTAATCACGATATAATTAAGAAAAGTAGTAAATTTGTTAAAAATAATTTATATGAGTACTATAATGAGCATGAAAAAAAAACTGTTCCTTTATTTGAAAATATACAGATTCATGAAGGACTAGTTTTAAAATATACGGTTACACATGATAAAATCCTTTTGGCACACGGACATCAAGGCCAATTTTTAAACGATAAGATGTGGTATTTGGGCAGATTATTATGCCAAACTCTCTGGGAACCACTTTCTTCTCTAGGAATTAATGATCCGACAAATACGGCAAAAAATTATGATCAGCAAGTTGCTGTTGAGAAAAAACTTATTGAGTGGGCAAAAAAGAAAAAGACTATGCTTATTGCAGGTCACACTCACAGACCAGTATTTCCTAAAGTAGGCAAGCCGCCTTACTTTAATGCCGGTAGCTCGGTCCACCCTAGATGCATAACTGCACTAGAGATATCACAGGGGACAATAGCACTTGTTAAATGGAACGTAAAGACAAAAGAAGACGGCACATTGTATATAGGACGAGATATATTGGAAGGACCTACCAAACTAACAAAGTACTTTGATATATATAAATAATGAAAAAGTGCCTGACCCAATAAAGCTTTGTGACAGGGTCAGGCACCTTCAATTACTGACTAAGAAATGTTGAAGCTTTATATACTTTTCTCCTTTTCTTATAGTAATCCACACATACCATAAAATATAAACTGAAGCTACTATTTCTAAAGTTTATTAATTATTAGATTTCCTGATTCATATTTCTTAAGACCTCTGTAAAATACTGAATAAGCTATGATAATCCATAATAATGCTACTCCAAAAACTTCTAAAAGTAATACTAGATTAAACTCGTTTATAACTCTAGCTGGAATATATACCATAAAGCCAGCAGGAATTAAAGTATAAAGCACATATTTAAGCCCCCCTTTAAATATCCCTTCCGGATATATGCTGAAGCTTATTAAAAATTCAGTTGTGAGCTGCGCCAAGCCTTCTACATTTCCTGCATAAAAGCTTAAGGCATGAAAGGTTACTAATACTGCAGCAAACATTATGCCTGCAGTTATAGCAAAAGTTAAAAATAATGCAAAACCTTTAACGTCAATACCTCTAACTATAAAAAATAGGATTATGCCGTATAAAGTATCTCCCCAAGCTGAAACTATAGTTTTTGAACAAATTAGGTTAATCAAAGGGTCTTTAGGCTGAAGAAGATAGGTATCCAACTCACCGTTTAATATCATTCTTGTAATCTGACCTACGTTTCCAAAAATAACAAAGCATATTCCAAAACCTGATGAGGATAATGCCCACAGCATCATAACATCCTTAAAGCCGTAGCCTCCTATGCTGTTAACATTATTAAACAATATCCACCAAAAAAATATAAAGGCAGCATTGTTTAATACCATGCCAAGGCTCTGAACAAGAAAGCTCACTCTGTATTCCATAACAGAAGCAATATTAAATCTAAAATAGTAAAACATTAACTTAAGACTTTTTCTAACCTCCATTAACATTTAAGCTCTTTGCCCCCTTTCTATATAAGATCATAGCAACCATAAAGGCTACTGCTAAATAAACTAGCTGAATGAAAAATTGTCTATAAAAACTTGCAAAGGAAAAATCTACTGCAAGCTTTGCTGGTACATAAGTTACGTAGGCAAAAGGCATATACTTTGATATGCTTTGAAGCCATTTAGGGAAAAGGTCTATTGGCATAAGCATTCCACCCAAAGTGAAAACAAGCTTTGAATAAATCCAAAAGAAAGCACTATTTTCCTCAAACCAGAAAGAGGTTAGAGCTAAAATTATATAGATAAAGAAATGTATAATGCATCCGACTATTATTGAAAGAACTATAAATGGAAGATGTACAAACCTAAAGTTTTCCAGAGTTCCAACATAAATCAGCCCAATAGATAGCCCCACTATACCGTTGGTTAAAAGCTTCATGCCTATTTCACCTAAAAAATAGGATAGACAGTATAGTACATAGTTATAAGGTTTATTTAGCAAATAAGCTATATTACCTGTTTTCACATCTTCATTCACTTGGTTGTAAAGGTCTGTCCTAGAAAGAGTTATAAGTTCTGTAACGACCAAATACCATATCATTTTATTTAAGGTTAAACCGCCTAGACTATCCCCCTTTTGACTATAGATATTTTTCCAGAGCATCAAATATATGAACATGATAAATACGAAAAATATATTTTTACTTAAAAAGTTCCAGAAGTAAACAAGGCTGTTTGACATAGTTATTTTTGAAACTTCTGCATACTTACGAATTGCCTTCATGCTTATCCCTCCTGTATTCCTTTTTTGCACTTAATGATTATCAATCATTAACTGTAATCTCCCTGTTCTGCTGGTAGATATGTGATATGATTTCCTCTAATGGAGCCTCAGATATAGTTATATCGTTAACCTTTCCATACCTTATAAGCATAGTCAATACTTCTTCAATATCCTGCTTAGAGGTATCCACTTGAACCTTCAAGGCATTTCCCTTGTTCTTAATGATATTTATACCTGGGTTATCAATAATTACAGGTTGGTTGTATTTAATATGAATTTCCTTTTTATTTAAATAGTCGTACTTAAGACGTTTAATAGTTTCGTTTAGTACAATTTCTCCATGATTGATAATTATTGCCCTCTTGCAAAGCTGCTCTATATCTCCTGCATCGTGTGAGGTTAAAAAAATTGTAGTTCTCTCCTCCTTGTTTAGCTGAAGAATGAGCTCTCTTATCTTCTGCTTAACTACTACATCCAAGCCTATTGTAGGCTCGTCTAAAAATATAACTTCTGGTTCATGAAGGATTGATGCTGCTATCTCACAACGAATTCTTTGTCCTAAAGAAAGTTTTCTTACAGGTACATCCATTAAATCCCCAATTTCAAAAATCTCCTTTAGGAAGTCTATTCTCTTTTTAAGTTTAACTTTATCCATTTCATAAATATTACCCAGCAAGTTAAAGCTGTCTAGTGGCGGCAAATGAAACCAAAGCTGAGACTTTTGTCCGAACACCGTACCTATTTTAAAGGATAATTGCTTCCTCTGAAGTGACGGGCTTAATCCTAATACTTCAATGCTTCCTGAAGATGGGTGTAATATTCCTGTGAGCATTTTAATAGTAGTTGATTTTCCTGCCCCATTTGGTCCAA
The genomic region above belongs to Clostridium swellfunianum and contains:
- a CDS encoding carbohydrate-binding domain-containing protein gives rise to the protein MNKKSVYLKVVAALVTTTFLYGCSSKGGTQTETSTQTETTAQAKASIIGDKNVGSIISQLVTYEKEESYSDWKNENPNYIELSGTTANLKGSGAEVKASKITITAAGVYVVSGKLDNGQIIVDVKDKGTVKIVLNGTEIKSSDNAPIYVKNAGKTILSIEAGTENSITDGEKYTLEDASSDEPSAAIFSKDNLVINGTGKLTVKANYKDGIASKDDLKIVEGNIYVIAVDDGIVGRDILAVKEGSINIEAGGDAVKSSNDEAADKGIVAIENGTFNLKSKNDGIQAETAVLITNGSFNIISGGGSVNGTKKAEEGMRGPMDSGKNTNSTNTATSAQTESESAKAIKAGADVGVAGGTFNIDSADDSIHSNNNVTIEGGSFNITSGDDGIHGDSTIFAKGGKINITKSYEGIESSIITISDGEIYVTASDDGLNAGGGADGSSVNGRPGQNNFNSSSSNKLNINGGYIVINSVGDSLDANGSIYMTKGTVIVSGPTANYNGALDYDGTFEMTGGYLVSAGSSGMAQAPSDTSAQNSIIMTYPKAQAAGTIVNLQDGKGNAIVTFAPGKEYQTVVISSPQLKKGENYTLYSGGKSTGTSKDGLYIDGKYEGGTKVVSFAISNSTTWLNESGVTTAKSGMQGGPGGKGGFRGEGGQKGERPSAPPSGQQPQQPPAQQQ
- a CDS encoding metallophosphoesterase, producing the protein MSTFKRITKIFKSSVEIPFDDSSKIVLMSDCHRGTGGLSDAFSKNQNLYFVALKNYYNKNFTYIEIGDGDELWKSTNFSEIKREYSHIFWYLSNFYKEGRLHFIFGNHDIIKKSSKFVKNNLYEYYNEHEKKTVPLFENIQIHEGLVLKYTVTHDKILLAHGHQGQFLNDKMWYLGRLLCQTLWEPLSSLGINDPTNTAKNYDQQVAVEKKLIEWAKKKKTMLIAGHTHRPVFPKVGKPPYFNAGSSVHPRCITALEISQGTIALVKWNVKTKEDGTLYIGRDILEGPTKLTKYFDIYK
- a CDS encoding ABC transporter permease, which translates into the protein MKAIRKYAEVSKITMSNSLVYFWNFLSKNIFFVFIMFIYLMLWKNIYSQKGDSLGGLTLNKMIWYLVVTELITLSRTDLYNQVNEDVKTGNIAYLLNKPYNYVLYCLSYFLGEIGMKLLTNGIVGLSIGLIYVGTLENFRFVHLPFIVLSIIVGCIIHFFIYIILALTSFWFEENSAFFWIYSKLVFTLGGMLMPIDLFPKWLQSISKYMPFAYVTYVPAKLAVDFSFASFYRQFFIQLVYLAVAFMVAMILYRKGAKSLNVNGG
- a CDS encoding L,D-transpeptidase family protein — its product is MGVTETRVERRLKKKLINRAKEFIKKHKKIAIGVIVFLCVLFIIYLGMVAYFMKHFYFGSEINGINISGKTVEQVNEKMATELVKYNLNLKERGGKTEQIKAEEIGLKYNLEGDFKSFKEQQNPYKWIWALFNKEAHKMAIDLKHDDNMLKERIDKLSCFETNTIIEPKNAEVKYENNNYVIVDEVPGTKVDKDILYKHISETILKEGTILDFEAIDCYVKPEYTSKSQKVIDARDMLNKYISSKVTYTIGDQKEILDGSKINEWITMDESYAVKLDEGKVKEFVDALSKSYDTIGSTRNFTASSGKVINVKGGDYGWKVNKSKETETLVAAIKEGKTLEKEPAYIATAFALGKNDIGSTYVEIDLTKQHMWFYKNGALIAQGDVVTGNVSSKNTTPPGIYKLKYKERNATLDGPDYSVPVNFWMPFNGGIGIHDASWRNAFGGSIYKTNGSHGCVNSPYNLAKAIFDNITPGTPVVCYN
- a CDS encoding DUF4474 domain-containing protein — encoded protein: MFLGLKSLIAIAKIHNGKEPEDKDFLDKSIATFGYAYDIKQDMFYSTQDAWQRKMGYCRLYDESAAVTGMIVDCEPFYFEYGGKKWLIEIWKGQYDMVTGCEIGIYTSDFKNLNIPIIYKNLFYHCASDEDMLHMNAVLIKNGKVLFERDDTHWWLTGFKLAEFSKPSELIMKVTITLKDEEMCKAFVQALRKTGYLNKQIDIKENTVSFTFNKPHTAQPYTRTWLTDWIIQEKNKYLCDKYNGIARPVDWLTDKLAIVIVQCPEVYKSFKNLIKQKKND
- a CDS encoding ABC transporter permease; the protein is MLMEVRKSLKLMFYYFRFNIASVMEYRVSFLVQSLGMVLNNAAFIFFWWILFNNVNSIGGYGFKDVMMLWALSSSGFGICFVIFGNVGQITRMILNGELDTYLLQPKDPLINLICSKTIVSAWGDTLYGIILFFIVRGIDVKGFALFLTFAITAGIMFAAVLVTFHALSFYAGNVEGLAQLTTEFLISFSIYPEGIFKGGLKYVLYTLIPAGFMVYIPARVINEFNLVLLLEVFGVALLWIIIAYSVFYRGLKKYESGNLIINKL